Proteins co-encoded in one Stenotrophomonas maltophilia genomic window:
- a CDS encoding bifunctional aspartate kinase/diaminopimelate decarboxylase, which translates to MSASPLVDRWIVLKFGGTSVSRRHRWDTIGKLAKKRAEETGSRVLVVVSALSGVTNELTAIADGAPDSRDRVAALVERHEGFLDELGLGREVLAERLAVLQGLLDDARAAGRPLDWQAEVLGQGELLSSTLGAAYLRASGLDMGWMDARQWLDAMPPQPNQSDWSQRLSVNCQWRADAEWMQRFRAQPSRLLITQGFISRHADGGTAILGRGGSDTSAAYFGALLGASRVEIWTDVPGMFSANPKDVPDARLLTRLDYYEAQEIATTGAKVLHPRSIKPCRDAGVPMAILDTERPELPGTSIDGNAAPVPGVKAISRRNGIVLVSMEGIGMWQQVGFLADVFGLFKKHGLSVDLIGSAETNVTVSLDPSENLVNTDVLAALSADLSQICKVKVIVPCAAITLVGLGMRSLLHKLSDVWATFGRERVHMISQSSNDLNLTFVIDEADADGLLPILHAELIDSGAMPVEETEVFGPRWREIAGSVRPRGTPWWRGQRAHLLQLADAGTPRYVYHLPTVRARARALAAIKPIDQRYYAIKANSHPAILQLLEAEGFGLECVSHGELKHVFQHLPELSPKRVLFTPSFCPRSEYEAAFALGVTVTIDNVEALQRWPDLFRNRELWLRVDLGRGEGHHAKVRTGGKESKFGLPIARVDEFVRAATELGTRVVGLHAHLGSGVETAQHWRLMCDELAGFARRIGSVQTIDIGGGLPIPYSAEDEPFDLEAWAEGLAEVKALHPAFRLAIEPGRYLVAESGVLLTHATQVVEKDGVRRVGLDAGMNALMRPALYDAWHDIENLSRQGGYAEAAFDVVGPICESSDVFGKRRKLPVSTAPDDVMLIADAGAYGYVMANTYNQRLLPREDVIE; encoded by the coding sequence ATGTCAGCTTCCCCCCTTGTCGATCGTTGGATCGTACTGAAGTTCGGCGGCACTTCGGTGTCGCGTCGTCACCGCTGGGACACGATCGGGAAGCTGGCAAAAAAACGCGCGGAAGAGACCGGCTCGCGCGTGCTGGTGGTGGTTTCGGCGCTGTCCGGGGTCACCAACGAACTGACCGCGATCGCCGACGGTGCGCCGGACAGCCGTGATCGCGTGGCGGCGCTGGTCGAACGCCATGAAGGCTTCCTGGACGAACTGGGCCTGGGCCGCGAGGTGCTGGCCGAGCGCCTGGCCGTGCTGCAGGGCCTGCTGGACGACGCACGCGCGGCCGGCCGTCCGCTGGACTGGCAGGCCGAAGTGCTGGGCCAGGGCGAGCTGTTGTCCTCCACGCTGGGCGCGGCCTATCTGCGCGCCTCGGGCCTGGACATGGGCTGGATGGATGCCCGCCAGTGGCTGGACGCGATGCCGCCGCAACCGAACCAGAGCGACTGGTCGCAGCGCCTGTCGGTGAACTGCCAGTGGCGTGCCGATGCGGAGTGGATGCAGCGCTTCCGCGCACAGCCGAGCCGCCTGCTGATCACCCAGGGCTTCATTTCCCGCCACGCCGATGGCGGTACGGCCATTCTTGGCAGGGGTGGCTCGGATACCTCGGCGGCGTATTTCGGTGCACTGCTCGGCGCCAGCCGCGTGGAAATCTGGACCGATGTGCCGGGCATGTTCAGCGCCAACCCGAAGGACGTGCCCGACGCGCGCCTGCTGACCCGCCTGGACTATTACGAAGCGCAGGAAATCGCCACCACCGGTGCCAAGGTGCTGCACCCGCGCTCGATCAAGCCGTGCCGCGACGCCGGTGTGCCGATGGCCATCCTCGATACCGAACGCCCGGAACTGCCGGGCACCAGCATCGATGGCAACGCCGCGCCGGTGCCGGGCGTGAAGGCGATCAGCCGCCGCAACGGCATCGTGCTGGTGTCGATGGAAGGCATCGGCATGTGGCAGCAGGTCGGCTTCCTGGCCGATGTGTTCGGCCTGTTCAAGAAGCACGGCCTGTCGGTGGACCTGATCGGTTCGGCCGAGACCAACGTCACCGTGTCGCTGGACCCGTCGGAGAACCTGGTCAACACCGATGTACTGGCCGCGCTGTCGGCCGACCTGTCGCAGATCTGCAAGGTCAAGGTGATCGTGCCGTGCGCGGCGATCACGCTGGTGGGCCTGGGCATGCGTTCGCTGCTGCACAAGCTGTCGGACGTGTGGGCCACCTTCGGCCGCGAGCGCGTGCACATGATCTCGCAGTCGTCCAATGACCTGAACCTGACCTTCGTCATCGACGAGGCCGATGCCGATGGCCTGCTGCCGATCCTGCATGCCGAGCTGATCGACAGCGGCGCGATGCCGGTGGAAGAGACCGAAGTGTTCGGCCCCCGCTGGCGCGAGATCGCCGGCAGCGTGCGCCCGCGTGGCACGCCGTGGTGGCGTGGCCAGCGCGCGCACCTGCTACAGCTGGCCGATGCCGGCACGCCGCGCTATGTCTATCACCTGCCGACGGTGCGCGCCCGCGCCCGTGCGCTGGCGGCGATCAAGCCGATCGACCAGCGCTACTACGCGATCAAGGCCAACAGCCACCCGGCCATCCTGCAGCTGCTGGAGGCCGAAGGCTTCGGCCTGGAGTGCGTGTCGCACGGCGAGCTGAAGCACGTGTTCCAGCATCTGCCGGAACTGTCGCCCAAGCGCGTGCTGTTCACCCCCAGTTTCTGCCCGCGCAGCGAGTACGAAGCGGCGTTCGCGCTCGGCGTCACCGTCACCATCGACAATGTGGAAGCGTTGCAGCGTTGGCCGGACCTGTTCCGCAACCGCGAACTGTGGCTGCGCGTCGACCTGGGCCGTGGCGAAGGCCACCATGCCAAGGTGCGCACCGGCGGCAAGGAGTCCAAGTTCGGCCTGCCGATCGCCCGCGTGGACGAGTTCGTGCGCGCGGCCACCGAGCTGGGCACCCGCGTGGTGGGCCTGCATGCGCACCTGGGCAGCGGCGTGGAGACCGCGCAGCACTGGCGCCTGATGTGCGATGAGCTGGCCGGTTTTGCGCGCCGCATCGGCAGCGTGCAGACCATCGACATCGGCGGCGGCCTGCCGATTCCGTATTCCGCCGAGGATGAGCCGTTCGACCTTGAGGCCTGGGCCGAAGGCCTGGCCGAGGTCAAGGCGCTGCACCCGGCGTTCCGCCTGGCGATCGAACCGGGCCGCTACCTTGTGGCCGAATCGGGTGTGCTGCTGACCCACGCCACCCAGGTGGTGGAGAAGGACGGCGTGCGCCGCGTCGGCCTCGACGCTGGCATGAACGCGCTGATGCGTCCGGCCCTCTACGACGCCTGGCATGACATCGAGAACCTCAGCCGCCAGGGCGGTTACGCCGAAGCGGCGTTCGATGTGGTGGGCCCGATCTGCGAATCCAGCGATGTGTTCGGCAAGCGCCGCAAGCTGCCGGTGTCCACCGCGCCGGACGATGTGATGCTGATCGCCGATGCCGGCGCCTACGGTTACGTGATGGCCAACACCTACAACCAGCGGCTGTTGCCGCGCGAGGACGTGATCGAGTGA
- a CDS encoding PhzF family phenazine biosynthesis protein has product MAVLRYLQLDVFAPRPGTGNPLGALLDADTLSSYQMQALAAWLNLSETVFFLRPSAPGADYHIRIFTPTRELAFAGHPSVGAAWAAVSCGLAQPRDGALLQQCAAGLLPVRVSGPVEAPEIQLASPQARQLATPADSAPEALLALAAGGQPPELWDNGARWWLLPLRDAAAVRDLVPDMAALRDWSLATDATGVAVFADEAGSGHSRVVRAFCPGDAVNVPEDPVTGSANALIGAWLRQRHALPGQEGRYVASQGREVGRDGRVQVQVDAQGSVWIGGQVQPVIEGHIHW; this is encoded by the coding sequence ATGGCCGTCCTTCGTTACCTGCAGCTCGATGTCTTCGCCCCCCGCCCCGGCACCGGCAATCCGCTGGGCGCCCTCCTGGACGCCGACACGCTCTCCAGCTACCAGATGCAGGCCCTGGCCGCCTGGCTGAACCTGTCCGAGACGGTGTTCTTCCTGCGCCCCAGCGCACCCGGCGCCGACTACCACATCCGCATCTTCACCCCGACCCGCGAGCTGGCGTTCGCCGGCCACCCCAGCGTCGGCGCGGCCTGGGCAGCAGTGAGCTGCGGCTTGGCGCAACCACGCGACGGCGCCCTGCTGCAGCAGTGCGCGGCGGGATTGCTGCCCGTGCGGGTCAGCGGCCCGGTCGAGGCACCGGAGATCCAGCTGGCCAGCCCACAGGCGCGGCAGCTGGCGACGCCCGCGGATTCGGCACCGGAAGCACTGCTGGCACTGGCCGCCGGTGGGCAGCCGCCCGAACTGTGGGACAACGGCGCACGCTGGTGGCTGCTGCCGCTGCGCGACGCCGCCGCCGTGCGCGACCTGGTGCCGGACATGGCCGCCCTGCGCGACTGGAGCCTCGCCACCGATGCCACCGGCGTAGCTGTGTTCGCCGACGAAGCCGGCAGCGGCCACTCCCGCGTGGTGCGCGCGTTCTGCCCGGGCGACGCGGTGAACGTACCTGAGGACCCGGTGACCGGCAGCGCCAATGCGCTGATCGGCGCCTGGCTGCGGCAGCGCCATGCCCTGCCCGGCCAGGAGGGCCGCTACGTGGCCAGCCAGGGCCGCGAAGTCGGCCGCGATGGCCGCGTGCAGGT